One genomic window of Salipiger abyssi includes the following:
- a CDS encoding L-serine ammonia-lyase: MVVSVFEIFKHGIGPSSSHTMGPMVAAGRFLDDLRGGAEPIPGAGAPAALRVSLHGSLAFTGKGHHSDRAVMLGLLGARPETLDPDAAEAMLAALHRGCRLTPDALPPLAFDPARDLVFDYGPPLPGHANGMIFEAFDAAGRACHRQTYYSVGGGFVQTDAELAAPPAAASQDPLPYAFTSAAELLRLGARSGLSIAQMARANEEALRRARIDAEIDTIWQAMDACIDRGFAREGELPGGLRVRRRARALYQSLTEQRFSNRQLPHVANEWLSAYAMAVNEENAAGGRVVTAPTNGAAGTVPAVLRYWADHCDEASAEKRRIFLLTAGAIGGLIKHNASISGAEVGCQGEVGSASAMAAAGLCAVLGGSNEQIENAAEIALEHHLGMTCDPAAGLVQVPCIERNAMGAIKAVSAAALALRADGTHFRPLDNCIRVMRDTGRDMSDKYKETSTGGIAVNLPEC; this comes from the coding sequence ATGGTCGTTTCGGTCTTTGAGATCTTTAAGCACGGTATCGGCCCCTCGTCGTCGCACACGATGGGGCCGATGGTGGCCGCAGGGCGGTTTCTGGACGATCTGCGCGGTGGCGCGGAGCCGATCCCAGGGGCCGGCGCCCCGGCGGCGCTGCGTGTCTCGCTTCACGGCTCGCTGGCCTTCACCGGCAAGGGCCATCACAGCGACCGGGCGGTGATGCTTGGGCTGCTGGGCGCACGTCCCGAAACGCTCGATCCCGACGCGGCGGAGGCCATGCTCGCGGCGCTGCACCGGGGCTGTCGGCTAACGCCCGACGCGCTGCCGCCGCTGGCTTTCGATCCCGCGCGGGATCTGGTCTTTGACTACGGCCCGCCGCTGCCCGGGCATGCCAACGGCATGATTTTCGAGGCCTTCGACGCGGCGGGGCGGGCCTGTCACCGCCAGACCTATTATTCGGTGGGCGGCGGGTTCGTGCAGACCGATGCGGAGCTTGCCGCGCCGCCCGCCGCCGCCTCGCAAGACCCGCTGCCCTATGCCTTCACCAGTGCCGCCGAGCTGCTGCGCCTCGGCGCACGCTCGGGCCTGAGCATCGCGCAGATGGCGCGTGCCAACGAGGAGGCGCTGCGGCGGGCGCGGATCGACGCGGAGATCGACACGATCTGGCAGGCGATGGACGCCTGCATCGACCGTGGTTTTGCGCGGGAGGGCGAACTGCCCGGCGGGCTCCGGGTGCGTCGCCGGGCGCGGGCGCTCTATCAGAGCTTGACCGAACAGCGCTTCTCCAACCGTCAGCTGCCGCATGTCGCCAATGAATGGCTCTCCGCCTACGCGATGGCGGTGAACGAGGAAAACGCCGCCGGCGGGCGGGTTGTCACGGCGCCGACCAATGGCGCGGCGGGCACCGTGCCGGCGGTGCTGCGCTACTGGGCCGATCATTGTGACGAGGCCAGCGCCGAGAAACGCAGGATCTTTCTTTTGACAGCGGGGGCCATCGGCGGGCTGATCAAGCACAATGCCTCTATTTCCGGCGCCGAGGTCGGTTGTCAGGGCGAAGTCGGATCCGCCTCGGCCATGGCCGCTGCCGGTCTCTGCGCTGTGCTGGGCGGCAGCAACGAGCAGATCGAGAACGCCGCCGAGATCGCGCTTGAACACCATTTGGGCATGACCTGCGATCCCGCCGCCGGGCTGGTGCAGGTGCCCTGTATCGAGCGCAACGCCATGGGCGCGATCAAGGCCGTCTCTGCCGCGGCGCTCGCGCTGCGCGCGGACGGTACGCATTTCAGGCCGCTCGACAACTGCATCCGGGTGATGCGCGACACCGGTCGGGACATGAGCGACAAGTACAAGGAAACCTCGACCGGCGGGATCGCGGTGAACCTGCCGGAATGTTGA
- the glyA gene encoding serine hydroxymethyltransferase — translation MLDLSKSAPISDPEIAAAIEAELDRQQNQIELIASENIVSRDVLLAQGSVLTNKYAEGYPGKRYYGGCEHVDVAETVALDRVKKLFGAGFANVQPHSGAQANQAVFLALLQPGDRIMGLNLAHGGHLTHGSPVTMSGKWFDVVSYEVDADSHLIDMEKVREKALETKPKLIVAGASAYPRKIDFEGFRKIADEVGAYLMVDMAHYAGLVAAGVYPDPMPHAHVVTSTTHKTLRGPRGGIILTNDEALAKKLNSAVFPGNQGGPLMHVIAAKAVAFGEALTPEFGEYARQVVINAQAMAEELRAGGLGIVSGGTDSHMVLVDLRPKGVTGKVAEIALERAGLTCNKNAIPFDPEKPFVTSGIRLGSSAGTTRGFGNAEFRSIARMILSVIDALAARPEGDSEIEAQVRGQVRSLCDAFPIYR, via the coding sequence ATGCTTGACCTGAGCAAGAGCGCCCCGATTTCCGACCCCGAGATCGCTGCTGCGATCGAGGCCGAGCTCGACCGCCAGCAGAACCAGATCGAACTGATCGCATCCGAGAATATCGTCTCGCGCGACGTGCTTCTGGCACAGGGGTCTGTGCTGACCAACAAATATGCCGAAGGCTATCCGGGCAAGCGTTATTACGGCGGCTGCGAGCATGTCGACGTGGCCGAGACGGTGGCGCTCGACCGGGTGAAAAAGCTCTTCGGCGCGGGCTTTGCCAACGTGCAGCCGCATTCCGGCGCGCAGGCCAACCAGGCGGTGTTCCTGGCGCTGCTGCAACCGGGCGACCGCATCATGGGCCTGAACCTCGCCCATGGCGGCCACCTCACCCACGGCTCGCCGGTCACCATGTCGGGCAAATGGTTCGACGTGGTCTCCTACGAGGTCGATGCCGACAGCCACCTGATCGACATGGAAAAGGTGCGTGAAAAGGCGCTGGAGACCAAGCCCAAGCTGATCGTCGCGGGCGCCTCGGCCTATCCGCGCAAGATCGACTTCGAAGGCTTCCGCAAGATCGCGGACGAGGTCGGCGCCTACCTGATGGTCGACATGGCGCATTACGCGGGGCTTGTCGCGGCGGGGGTCTATCCCGATCCGATGCCGCACGCCCATGTGGTTACCTCGACCACCCACAAGACGCTGCGCGGTCCGCGCGGCGGGATCATTCTGACCAATGACGAGGCGCTGGCGAAAAAGCTGAACTCGGCTGTCTTTCCGGGCAACCAGGGCGGCCCGCTGATGCATGTGATCGCCGCCAAGGCGGTGGCTTTCGGCGAGGCCCTGACGCCGGAATTCGGTGAGTATGCCCGTCAGGTCGTGATCAATGCGCAGGCCATGGCCGAGGAGCTGCGCGCCGGTGGTCTCGGCATCGTCTCGGGCGGCACGGACAGCCACATGGTGCTGGTCGATCTGCGGCCCAAGGGCGTGACCGGCAAGGTGGCCGAGATCGCGCTGGAGCGCGCGGGCCTCACCTGCAACAAGAACGCCATTCCCTTCGATCCGGAAAAGCCCTTTGTCACCTCGGGCATTCGTCTCGGCAGCTCTGCGGGCACCACGCGCGGCTTTGGCAACGCGGAATTCCGCAGCATCGCGCGGATGATCCTGTCGGTGATCGACGCGCTTGCCGCCCGGCCCGAGGGCGACAGCGAGATCGAGGCACAGGTGCGCGGGCAGGTGCGGTCGCTCTGCGACGCGTTCCCGATCTACCGCTGA